Proteins found in one Hypericibacter terrae genomic segment:
- a CDS encoding penicillin acylase family protein: protein MLLLLLLAGGGGFLWLRTSLPQTEGELALPGIQGPVEILRDSHGVPTIRAGNELDAYFALGFVHAQDRLFQMDFTRRLAAGRLSEVLGARAIDTDRLMRVLGYNQRVKSDYAALPADFRASVDAYAAGVNAYLDSRKGAWPPEFLALRYRPEPWQPSDSLLWGWAMTLPLSSNWTDEALRAALARQLSPSALESLWPSQPPALRSADLGSPASWQSALGDLSLLPAMPGASNNWVLAGRRSASGKPLLANDPHLDLSLPGYWYLVRIETPTLHVAGASAPGVPFVILGHNAHVAWGFTTTMADNQDLFLEKPAPGAPGSYLTPDGPKPFVTRDEVIKVRNQPDQVLTVRETRHGPIISDIGRAKAAIAEPDEMVALGWACLAPGAQTPEAFWLMNHAADAASFRAALDRFDCPVQNIVYADQDHIGFIAAGRVPVRKTLEHFSQLPVEGWTGDHDWTGFLPRSELPQSVDPADGLLATANNDVRPPGYQPYLAARFDSSYRVDRIRELLSDPKRLFTPADMTAVQMDMLSPAARALLPKLLPMLEGSAANRSIATIAARNLLSDWDYRMAPDRPEPTIFSAWMTILSQKLFKDELGDLYSSWAWWNMATIDRVMFGPDPADRQWCDDPVTPAVEGCEEIVRSSFAETIAALTKRFGDKPADWRWGRTHIAPFGHLLFRYVPILSDLTSRPMVTGGADDTLDRGSPDMRKAPNDFPHVHGAGFRGVYDLGDLDAARFVIAGGQSGNPLSPHYGDLLPLWRDGGTLSIVGDDTGGRLTLKPAGP from the coding sequence GTGTTGCTGTTGTTGCTGCTGGCCGGTGGCGGCGGCTTTCTCTGGCTTCGGACCTCCCTGCCGCAAACCGAGGGTGAGCTCGCCCTGCCGGGCATTCAGGGGCCGGTCGAGATCCTCCGCGACAGCCACGGCGTGCCGACGATCCGCGCCGGGAACGAGCTCGACGCCTATTTCGCGCTGGGATTCGTCCATGCCCAGGATCGATTGTTTCAAATGGATTTCACCCGGCGCCTGGCCGCCGGCCGGCTTTCCGAGGTTTTAGGCGCGCGCGCGATCGACACCGATCGCCTGATGCGCGTCCTCGGCTACAATCAGCGGGTCAAGTCGGACTATGCGGCGCTGCCGGCGGATTTTCGGGCATCGGTCGACGCCTACGCCGCCGGTGTGAATGCCTATCTCGACAGCCGGAAGGGCGCCTGGCCGCCCGAGTTCCTGGCGCTGCGCTATCGCCCGGAGCCTTGGCAGCCCTCGGACTCGCTGCTCTGGGGCTGGGCGATGACCTTGCCCCTCAGCAGCAACTGGACCGACGAGGCTTTGCGTGCCGCGCTGGCCCGTCAGCTTTCGCCTTCGGCGCTGGAATCGCTGTGGCCGTCGCAGCCGCCGGCATTGCGCAGCGCCGATCTCGGCTCGCCGGCCTCCTGGCAATCGGCGCTCGGCGATCTGTCGCTGCTGCCCGCCATGCCGGGGGCCTCGAACAATTGGGTTCTCGCCGGCAGGCGCAGCGCCAGCGGCAAGCCGCTCCTCGCCAACGACCCGCATCTGGATCTGTCGCTGCCGGGCTATTGGTATCTGGTGCGCATCGAGACGCCGACCTTGCATGTCGCCGGCGCTTCGGCGCCCGGCGTGCCTTTCGTCATCCTCGGCCACAATGCCCATGTCGCCTGGGGCTTCACCACGACCATGGCGGACAATCAGGACCTGTTCCTCGAGAAGCCGGCACCGGGAGCCCCCGGCTCCTACCTCACGCCCGACGGTCCCAAGCCCTTCGTCACCCGGGACGAGGTGATCAAGGTTCGCAATCAGCCGGACCAGGTGCTGACGGTCCGCGAGACGCGCCATGGCCCGATCATCTCCGACATCGGTCGCGCCAAGGCCGCCATCGCCGAGCCCGACGAGATGGTGGCGCTGGGATGGGCCTGCCTCGCGCCCGGCGCCCAGACTCCCGAGGCCTTCTGGCTGATGAATCACGCGGCGGACGCAGCCTCGTTCCGCGCCGCGCTCGACCGGTTCGATTGCCCGGTGCAGAACATCGTCTATGCCGACCAGGATCATATCGGCTTCATCGCCGCGGGCCGCGTGCCGGTGCGCAAGACCCTGGAGCATTTCAGCCAGCTCCCGGTCGAAGGCTGGACCGGCGATCATGACTGGACCGGATTCCTGCCGAGGAGCGAACTGCCGCAATCGGTCGATCCGGCCGACGGCCTGTTGGCGACGGCGAACAACGATGTGCGCCCGCCGGGCTATCAGCCCTATCTCGCCGCGCGTTTCGATTCCTCCTACCGCGTCGATCGCATCCGCGAGCTGCTGTCCGATCCCAAGCGGCTCTTCACGCCCGCGGACATGACCGCGGTCCAGATGGACATGCTTTCGCCGGCCGCGCGGGCCCTGCTCCCGAAACTGCTGCCGATGCTCGAGGGCAGTGCCGCGAACCGCTCGATCGCCACCATCGCGGCGCGCAACCTGCTGTCGGATTGGGATTACCGCATGGCCCCCGATCGGCCGGAGCCGACCATCTTCTCGGCCTGGATGACGATCCTGAGTCAGAAGCTCTTCAAGGACGAGCTGGGCGATCTCTATTCGAGCTGGGCCTGGTGGAACATGGCGACCATCGATCGCGTGATGTTCGGTCCCGATCCCGCCGACCGGCAATGGTGCGACGATCCGGTGACGCCGGCGGTCGAGGGGTGCGAGGAGATCGTACGGTCGAGCTTCGCCGAAACGATTGCCGCCCTGACCAAGCGCTTCGGCGACAAGCCCGCCGACTGGCGCTGGGGACGCACCCATATCGCGCCCTTCGGCCATCTGCTGTTCCGCTATGTGCCCATCCTCTCCGATCTGACCAGCCGGCCCATGGTGACCGGCGGCGCGGACGACACCCTCGATCGCGGCTCC